One genomic window of Leptospira paudalimensis includes the following:
- a CDS encoding LA_0442/LA_0875 N-terminal domain-containing protein: protein MRNCNLTFLILIFFLYLPLQAVQTVLLKQGKSVKGIITNQNVENVEIDTQDGKHMVISKKSVLKILYKDLAEAEEEKIRKEEEEKRKLEKEKAIAAKQEEIRKRREALAEQEALNRSKTNEGTKVTHSLRDSFVLTSVADGNMITLAPELAKCQTFQEYPEYFWLFGGLRFSEPDWNVLLPKDSRPVRIRQTSTWKDLAITLLGGFAITVTRKTIIVDVCEGNGYRMVSDSEINRIKEEAVEQIKTEQELKEAEEKYELELLEKDLEALKKKK, encoded by the coding sequence ATGCGAAACTGCAATCTAACATTCCTTATTCTTATTTTCTTTCTTTATTTACCTCTCCAAGCCGTTCAAACAGTTCTTTTGAAACAAGGAAAGTCTGTTAAAGGAATCATTACCAATCAAAACGTTGAGAATGTTGAAATTGATACACAAGATGGGAAACACATGGTGATTTCCAAAAAATCAGTCTTAAAAATTCTCTATAAAGACTTAGCGGAAGCCGAAGAAGAAAAAATCAGAAAAGAAGAAGAAGAGAAACGAAAACTAGAAAAAGAAAAAGCAATCGCAGCTAAACAAGAAGAGATACGTAAAAGACGTGAAGCTCTCGCAGAACAAGAGGCATTAAATCGATCGAAAACTAATGAAGGAACAAAAGTCACACATAGTTTACGGGATTCATTTGTTCTTACCTCTGTAGCTGATGGAAATATGATTACACTCGCACCCGAGTTAGCAAAATGCCAAACGTTCCAAGAATACCCTGAGTATTTTTGGTTGTTTGGTGGTTTGAGATTCTCAGAACCAGATTGGAATGTTCTTTTGCCCAAAGATAGTAGACCCGTTCGTATCCGCCAAACATCGACTTGGAAAGACCTTGCGATCACTCTTCTTGGTGGATTTGCGATTACAGTCACAAGAAAAACCATTATCGTAGATGTTTGTGAAGGGAATGGATATCGTATGGTATCCGATTCGGAAATCAATCGAATCAAAGAAGAAGCCGTTGAACAAATTAAAACCGAACAAGAGTTAAAAGAAGCCGAAGAAAAATACGAACTCGAATTACTTGAAAAAGACTTAGAAGCTTTGAAAAAGAAAAAATAA
- the eat gene encoding ethanolamine permease gives MNETPKLHKALHSVHLWGMAVGLVISGDYFGWNFGWSNANFWEFGISIVWIAIFYVMFALCFTELAASIPQAGGPSAYAKRALGDTFGFFTGYLVLVEFLLAPPAIASALGGYIHFLFPIIPSFYAGIGMFLLLLLMNLTGIKQTARFELFVTLIAVIGLLLYLGLLIPYLSMDQIPTWKKETNVSFSAVFTSIPFAIWFFLAVEGVALAAEEVKNPAKDIPKGYIAGIITLLCLAGMIYGFTASVTNTKDIANIEYPLSFVLNSLYGTESIWPILFTFIGLFGLVASLFGIILGNSRLLYAMSKEGYLPKYLSQLTKGSVVPQNAVISGGVLGIFCMLFLNTAELITISALGACGMYLLCLVSYLFLRKREPNLDRPYKAPLYPILPLIAMGFGVFAFGSVFYAEPKLTIGVFFVGIVLGIGHRLNQSRNKTIN, from the coding sequence ATGAACGAAACTCCAAAATTACACAAAGCCCTTCATTCTGTGCATTTATGGGGTATGGCAGTCGGACTTGTCATTTCAGGAGATTACTTCGGTTGGAATTTTGGATGGTCAAATGCAAACTTTTGGGAGTTTGGAATTTCGATTGTATGGATAGCCATTTTTTATGTAATGTTTGCTCTTTGTTTTACGGAACTTGCAGCAAGTATTCCACAAGCAGGTGGTCCTTCAGCTTATGCTAAACGTGCTTTAGGTGATACATTCGGATTTTTTACTGGTTATCTCGTATTAGTTGAATTTTTATTAGCACCACCAGCTATTGCATCTGCATTAGGTGGATACATTCACTTTTTATTCCCTATCATTCCTTCATTTTATGCAGGCATTGGGATGTTTTTGTTATTGTTGCTCATGAATTTAACAGGCATCAAACAAACTGCAAGATTTGAATTATTTGTAACTCTCATTGCAGTGATTGGACTTTTATTGTATTTAGGATTGTTGATCCCATATCTATCAATGGATCAAATTCCGACTTGGAAAAAGGAAACAAATGTTTCTTTTTCAGCAGTATTCACTTCGATTCCTTTTGCGATTTGGTTTTTTTTAGCTGTGGAAGGAGTTGCTTTAGCAGCGGAAGAAGTAAAAAATCCTGCGAAGGACATACCGAAAGGTTATATCGCAGGTATCATCACATTACTTTGTTTAGCAGGTATGATTTATGGATTCACAGCTTCGGTAACAAATACAAAGGACATTGCTAACATTGAATATCCTTTGTCATTTGTATTAAACTCTTTGTATGGAACCGAATCAATTTGGCCCATTTTGTTTACTTTTATTGGATTATTCGGACTTGTAGCTTCTCTTTTTGGGATTATTTTGGGCAATTCAAGGTTGTTATATGCAATGAGTAAGGAAGGATACCTTCCAAAATATTTATCTCAATTGACCAAAGGATCGGTTGTCCCTCAAAATGCTGTCATCTCCGGTGGAGTTCTTGGAATTTTTTGTATGTTGTTTTTGAATACTGCAGAACTTATCACCATATCCGCATTAGGTGCCTGTGGAATGTATTTACTTTGTTTGGTATCTTATCTTTTTTTGCGAAAAAGAGAACCAAATTTAGATCGACCTTACAAGGCTCCTTTGTATCCAATTTTACCTTTAATTGCCATGGGATTTGGTGTATTTGCCTTTGGATCGGTATTTTATGCAGAACCGAAATTAACGATTGGTGTTTTTTTCGTTGGGATTGTATTGGGAATTGGACATCGATTGAACCAATCCCGTAACAAAACGATTAACTAG
- a CDS encoding adenylate/guanylate cyclase domain-containing protein, which translates to MKKLILISLLFLVSCLSEERNVNKEAKNGFINLKNHSFQLEPFVALNGEWKFFWNTSPDNIQETSLDRVLSLPQHWNGYQMDYGKLSGFGHATFRMHLELPEDLPETMALTVHEQDTSYAIYINGKYYGGSGIPASNTNQFLPMVKSTIVVLPHDKNLTIDLYVANYVHRKGGVWNDIVLSSYIKAENRLTKHKINETILSSIFAFVGIFFLVMYFYNRDGRQTLGIFLFSLAVLLRTISTGERIVLEFIDMPYWALLRLEYVSWYWSAPLLYHYFYTIFPFDFSKKVGNVFYFLSAILTLGLILPPVYFTETASIYPIAFVLNGLFILFYLFRAYQKSRMEAKPLLFGIGLILIGASNDVLHAQAVIHTTYIGPSTVVIFVFLQVFTFGRIVRQNIIKTLEFAEEQKQFSSSFSRFVPTEFLYHLGKNDIRQVDLGDQVQKRMTVLFADIRSFTEFSETLTPKENFDFLNSYLQRVGPIIRHNNGFIDKFIGDAVMALFPYNISDAVKAAVEMQEAIRIYNSHRANCGYIPIEVGIGIHTGNLTLGILGEHKRMEGTVISDAVNLASRIEGITKLFSSRIVISAETFIEASDNLGFHYRLLDRVNIKGKTESVFVVEVLDGYEPEKSKRLIACKDDYTLALDAYRREDFEEAKEGFASLLDKNPDDSVSRLFLERCKDTIEKSKLEFGTS; encoded by the coding sequence ATGAAAAAACTCATTTTGATATCTCTTTTATTCCTAGTTAGTTGTCTGTCAGAAGAAAGGAATGTAAATAAAGAAGCAAAAAATGGGTTTATCAATTTAAAGAATCATTCGTTTCAATTGGAACCTTTTGTGGCTCTAAATGGGGAATGGAAGTTTTTTTGGAATACCTCTCCAGATAACATCCAAGAAACAAGTTTGGATCGTGTCCTTAGTTTGCCCCAACATTGGAACGGATATCAAATGGATTACGGCAAACTTTCTGGATTTGGTCATGCAACCTTTCGTATGCACCTCGAATTACCAGAAGACTTACCAGAGACAATGGCACTTACAGTTCATGAACAAGACACCTCTTATGCAATATATATTAATGGAAAGTACTATGGTGGATCGGGGATACCAGCAAGTAACACCAACCAGTTCCTTCCGATGGTTAAGTCCACCATTGTTGTTTTACCACATGATAAAAATCTCACGATTGATTTGTATGTAGCCAATTATGTTCATAGAAAAGGTGGCGTTTGGAACGACATTGTTTTGTCATCATACATTAAAGCAGAGAATCGTCTCACCAAACATAAAATAAACGAAACAATCTTGTCCTCCATTTTTGCATTTGTTGGAATTTTCTTTTTAGTAATGTATTTTTACAATCGAGACGGAAGACAAACTTTAGGAATCTTTTTGTTTTCTTTGGCTGTATTACTCAGAACCATATCAACTGGCGAACGTATTGTTCTCGAATTTATCGACATGCCGTACTGGGCACTGCTACGATTGGAGTATGTATCTTGGTATTGGTCTGCACCACTACTCTATCATTATTTTTATACGATTTTTCCATTTGACTTTTCTAAAAAGGTTGGGAATGTTTTTTACTTTCTCTCAGCAATCTTAACTCTGGGACTCATTTTGCCACCAGTATATTTCACAGAAACTGCATCCATTTACCCGATTGCATTTGTATTAAATGGTCTTTTTATTCTGTTTTATTTATTCCGAGCCTATCAAAAAAGCAGGATGGAAGCGAAACCTTTGTTATTCGGAATTGGACTCATACTGATTGGAGCTAGTAATGATGTTTTACATGCGCAAGCAGTGATCCATACCACTTACATTGGTCCTTCCACAGTTGTGATCTTTGTCTTTTTACAAGTATTTACTTTTGGTAGAATTGTCAGACAAAACATCATCAAAACTTTAGAGTTTGCTGAGGAACAAAAACAATTTAGTTCTTCCTTTAGTCGATTTGTTCCAACTGAATTTTTATACCATTTAGGGAAAAATGACATCAGGCAAGTTGACTTAGGAGACCAAGTTCAAAAACGAATGACTGTATTATTTGCAGACATTCGATCCTTTACTGAATTTTCTGAAACACTCACTCCAAAGGAAAACTTTGATTTTCTAAATAGTTACCTCCAACGTGTTGGACCAATCATCCGTCATAATAATGGGTTTATTGATAAATTCATTGGTGATGCAGTGATGGCATTATTCCCGTATAATATCAGTGATGCGGTAAAGGCTGCTGTTGAAATGCAAGAGGCAATTCGAATTTACAATAGCCATCGAGCAAATTGTGGATATATTCCAATTGAAGTTGGTATAGGAATCCATACAGGAAATTTAACCCTCGGAATTTTAGGTGAACACAAACGAATGGAAGGAACTGTGATTTCTGATGCAGTAAATTTAGCATCCAGAATTGAAGGGATCACAAAACTATTCTCTTCTAGGATCGTCATCAGTGCGGAAACATTTATCGAGGCGTCTGACAATTTAGGGTTTCACTACCGCTTACTCGATCGAGTGAATATCAAAGGTAAAACAGAATCGGTTTTTGTTGTTGAGGTGTTAGATGGTTATGAGCCAGAAAAATCGAAACGATTGATTGCTTGTAAAGACGATTACACTCTTGCCCTTGATGCCTATCGTAGGGAGGATTTTGAAGAAGCAAAAGAAGGTTTTGCTTCCCTATTAGATAAAAATCCTGATGATTCAGTATCCCGTCTATTTTTAGAACGTTGCAAAGATACAATTGAAAAATCCAAACTTGAGTTTGGCACTAGTTAA
- a CDS encoding FMN-binding glutamate synthase family protein: MMNTILNWIETNPLSATWVGLFLFFALVFLRDITQKKHTIQRNFPIVGRLRYFLEMIGPELRQYWVANDKEERPFDRTERSWIYATAKGQNNNFGFGTTEIQYEPGYPIIKHKAFPYPESKAYIHNGDPSCIPCLKVIGPNRKFPYRPYSIVNISAMSFGSLGKNAVLALNRGARDSGAYHNTGEGGLSHYHMEGADIVWQIGTGYFGARDNSGKFNLDVLKEKVGKNACVKMIEIKLSQGAKPGKGGILPAKKVNAEIASIRHVPEGKDCISPNSHSEFTNVKELVSFIEKIATGTGLPVGIKSAVGEIEFWQELAEEMKRTSQGPDFITIDGGEGGTGAAPLTYADHVSLPFKIGFQRVYTLFQKEGLSDRIVWIGSGKLGFPDRAVVAIAMGCDLINIAREAMLSIGCIQAQKCHTDHCPAGVATQNWWLQRGVDPEIKGKRAAKYIQGFRKELLSLAHSCGYEHPGQFTGQDIEISMGMNRYQTLEGLLGYKRDEVKFTKLQDYTVFPKRQA, from the coding sequence ATGATGAACACAATTTTGAATTGGATCGAAACAAACCCACTCTCTGCCACTTGGGTCGGACTGTTTTTATTTTTTGCACTTGTTTTCCTTCGAGACATCACACAAAAAAAGCACACCATTCAAAGGAATTTTCCTATCGTTGGAAGGTTACGTTACTTTTTAGAAATGATTGGTCCCGAACTCAGGCAGTACTGGGTCGCCAATGACAAAGAAGAAAGACCATTTGACCGCACAGAAAGGAGTTGGATTTACGCAACAGCCAAAGGCCAAAATAATAATTTTGGATTTGGAACGACAGAGATCCAATACGAACCTGGTTACCCCATTATCAAACACAAAGCATTTCCTTATCCTGAATCAAAAGCCTACATACACAACGGTGACCCGAGTTGTATACCATGCCTTAAGGTCATTGGGCCGAACCGAAAATTTCCTTATAGACCTTATTCCATCGTCAATATTTCAGCCATGTCCTTTGGTTCCCTTGGAAAAAATGCAGTCTTAGCTCTCAATCGTGGAGCAAGAGATTCTGGTGCTTACCATAACACTGGTGAGGGGGGACTTAGCCACTACCATATGGAAGGTGCCGATATTGTTTGGCAAATTGGAACTGGATACTTTGGTGCAAGAGACAATTCTGGAAAATTTAACTTAGATGTTTTAAAAGAAAAAGTCGGAAAAAATGCCTGTGTAAAAATGATCGAAATCAAATTATCACAGGGCGCAAAACCAGGAAAAGGTGGAATTTTACCTGCTAAAAAAGTAAACGCAGAGATTGCGTCAATTCGACATGTTCCTGAAGGAAAAGATTGTATATCACCTAACTCTCATAGTGAGTTCACAAATGTAAAAGAACTTGTGTCTTTTATCGAAAAAATTGCAACCGGAACAGGTTTGCCAGTTGGGATCAAAAGTGCAGTTGGCGAAATCGAATTCTGGCAAGAATTAGCAGAAGAAATGAAACGTACCTCACAAGGTCCAGATTTTATCACCATCGATGGTGGTGAAGGGGGAACTGGTGCAGCCCCACTTACATATGCAGATCATGTGTCTTTACCCTTTAAAATTGGATTCCAAAGAGTGTACACATTGTTCCAAAAAGAAGGTTTGTCTGACAGAATTGTATGGATAGGTTCGGGAAAATTGGGTTTTCCTGACCGAGCAGTTGTCGCCATTGCGATGGGTTGTGATCTCATCAACATCGCAAGGGAAGCCATGTTATCGATTGGTTGTATCCAAGCCCAAAAATGCCATACAGACCATTGTCCTGCCGGTGTTGCCACACAAAACTGGTGGTTACAACGCGGAGTTGATCCAGAAATCAAAGGCAAACGAGCTGCCAAATACATCCAAGGGTTTCGCAAAGAACTTTTAAGTTTAGCTCATTCTTGCGGATACGAACACCCAGGACAATTTACTGGCCAAGACATAGAGATCAGTATGGGAATGAATCGTTACCAAACCTTAGAAGGTTTACTCGGATACAAACGAGATGAAGTGAAATTTACAAAATTACAGGATTATACAGTTTTTCCAAAACGACAAGCTTAG
- a CDS encoding response regulator, producing the protein MTPRICIIDDDKIYQFTTKKIIANAGISGEVLVFSDAENALSFFQSETKNTSILPDIIFLDINMPFMDGWQFLEAMEPLLSEFPKQIQIYLVSSSVDDADTERAAKIPYVSGYIFKPFTKEKLLDSLAHLQS; encoded by the coding sequence ATGACTCCGAGAATTTGTATCATCGATGATGACAAAATTTACCAATTCACAACAAAGAAGATCATTGCCAATGCTGGCATTTCTGGTGAGGTTTTGGTATTTTCAGATGCAGAGAACGCACTTAGTTTTTTCCAATCTGAAACGAAAAACACATCAATACTTCCTGATATTATATTTTTGGATATCAATATGCCTTTTATGGATGGTTGGCAATTCTTAGAAGCAATGGAACCTTTACTTTCCGAATTCCCAAAACAGATTCAAATTTATTTGGTAAGTTCTTCTGTTGACGATGCGGATACAGAAAGGGCAGCAAAAATTCCTTACGTCTCTGGTTATATTTTTAAACCATTTACCAAAGAAAAACTTTTGGATTCTTTGGCTCATCTACAATCTTAG
- a CDS encoding PAS domain S-box protein — MALPDSEILQLLTSISRELVCLHETDGTYIYVSPNSKSIIGYEPEELIGKNPYDFFHPDDRRLIFERSHQPLLRGEENIHPTFRFLHKNGTYIWLQSDNRLTTHSITGQNYLHTSSRDISEKIESDANLALSERKFKTLFRDSPIGLVLTSTHGYIDDVNEAFAKFLGYETFELLGKHFSEISSLGELEENLRYRDSVQKGMIDHYSIEKQYVHKLGHLVWAYITVTVLRDDSGKAIYYLAQIIDIDERKKTETLLLENNEHLKATKNSLLIQNKQLQSYNQIISHHLRAPVSNLRSLLDLLKITGVEEERRELQNHLEEVTENLETVLSELITTLKIQSLENYQPEWISILLTFQKVQKLMEGEFQKKNVHIELNVTEKELVFVSKEYLETLFLQLISNSLQFADPSRELRIGVESFSMGSETTISFSDNGLGVDLSRYGDQIFQLKKTFHRQMSGKGLGLFLMKYTMESLGGRVEVKSKPGEGATFLLHFPNGSAANS, encoded by the coding sequence GTGGCGCTTCCCGATTCTGAAATATTGCAATTATTAACCTCGATTAGCCGAGAATTGGTATGTTTACACGAAACTGATGGGACTTATATTTATGTGAGCCCTAATTCTAAATCCATCATCGGATATGAACCAGAGGAACTCATTGGAAAAAATCCTTATGATTTTTTTCATCCAGATGACAGAAGGTTAATTTTTGAAAGATCACACCAACCTCTTTTAAGAGGTGAAGAAAACATCCACCCCACTTTTCGCTTCTTACATAAAAATGGAACTTATATTTGGTTACAATCAGACAATCGATTGACCACTCATTCCATAACAGGACAAAATTACCTACACACATCTTCACGCGATATTTCAGAAAAAATAGAATCCGATGCAAACTTAGCTTTGTCCGAACGTAAGTTCAAAACCTTATTCCGTGATTCCCCCATTGGACTTGTCTTAACGAGCACACATGGTTACATCGATGATGTCAATGAAGCCTTTGCGAAATTTTTAGGTTATGAAACCTTTGAACTGTTAGGGAAACATTTTTCTGAAATCAGTTCCTTAGGTGAACTCGAAGAAAATTTACGGTATAGAGATTCTGTCCAAAAAGGAATGATCGATCATTATTCCATAGAAAAACAATATGTACATAAACTAGGTCATTTGGTATGGGCCTACATCACTGTCACTGTGTTACGCGATGATTCAGGAAAGGCAATTTATTATTTGGCACAAATTATCGACATTGATGAAAGAAAAAAAACGGAAACCCTACTTTTAGAAAACAATGAACATTTAAAAGCCACTAAAAATTCCCTTCTCATCCAAAACAAACAACTGCAATCTTATAACCAAATTATCTCCCATCATTTAAGAGCACCTGTCAGTAATCTCAGAAGTTTATTAGATTTATTAAAGATCACGGGTGTAGAAGAAGAACGAAGGGAATTACAAAATCATTTGGAAGAAGTGACAGAAAATTTGGAAACCGTACTTTCCGAACTCATCACAACCTTAAAAATCCAAAGTTTGGAAAATTACCAACCAGAGTGGATCTCCATCCTTCTTACTTTTCAAAAAGTGCAGAAACTGATGGAAGGAGAATTCCAGAAAAAAAACGTCCACATCGAACTGAATGTGACAGAAAAAGAATTGGTTTTTGTTTCCAAAGAATACCTAGAAACGTTATTTTTACAACTCATCAGCAATTCACTTCAATTTGCTGATCCGTCTCGGGAACTACGAATCGGGGTAGAATCCTTTTCCATGGGTTCCGAAACAACAATTTCCTTCTCAGATAATGGATTAGGGGTTGATTTATCTCGGTATGGGGATCAAATTTTTCAGCTGAAGAAGACTTTTCATCGTCAGATGAGTGGGAAAGGTCTCGGTTTATTTTTAATGAAATATACGATGGAATCATTGGGCGGAAGAGTCGAAGTCAAATCGAAACCTGGGGAAGGTGCAACGTTTTTACTTCATTTTCCGAATGGGAGTGCTGCTAACTCATGA
- a CDS encoding single-stranded DNA-binding protein, whose protein sequence is MKNLSYIILDGNLTSDPEEKTIAGGKSLAQFTVAVNHSQNNPDAKEKDDVSFFEVEAWEKLGENCVEYLKKGSKVTVMGNLKQNRWKTPDGENKSKVKVTASTVRFDSMKKREEKVA, encoded by the coding sequence ATGAAAAATCTATCGTACATCATCTTGGATGGGAATTTAACTTCTGATCCGGAAGAGAAAACAATTGCTGGGGGTAAGTCACTGGCACAATTCACAGTGGCAGTCAATCACTCTCAAAACAACCCAGATGCAAAGGAAAAGGATGATGTTTCCTTTTTTGAAGTGGAAGCTTGGGAAAAGTTGGGTGAAAACTGTGTGGAGTACTTAAAAAAAGGAAGTAAAGTGACGGTGATGGGCAATTTAAAACAAAACCGATGGAAAACTCCAGATGGAGAAAATAAATCAAAAGTGAAAGTCACTGCCTCCACGGTTCGATTCGATAGTATGAAGAAACGAGAAGAAAAAGTAGCTTAA
- a CDS encoding DUF3332 family protein — protein MKKILKTALVGLLSFGLLSNCFGKFGLTKAIYSFNGSIQIGTGKVAGFFRSLLMLFPISIAYYVGGILDVLIFNLIEFWTDRNPIAMAEYDFDGKLVKEYTENGQTITLTYTEWGKVLRMDAPTAKGVESVYFLKDKPEKAYRLINGKYVEIQQVSGPILPPMSAKHI, from the coding sequence ATGAAAAAAATATTAAAAACAGCTCTAGTAGGGTTATTGTCATTCGGCCTTCTTTCCAATTGTTTTGGAAAATTTGGACTAACAAAAGCGATTTATTCGTTTAACGGAAGCATTCAAATTGGAACTGGTAAAGTAGCGGGATTCTTTCGTTCCTTACTTATGCTTTTTCCAATTTCAATTGCATATTATGTAGGTGGAATTCTAGACGTTCTCATTTTCAACCTAATTGAATTCTGGACTGACCGTAATCCAATCGCGATGGCAGAGTATGACTTTGATGGAAAACTAGTGAAAGAATACACTGAAAATGGACAAACCATCACTCTTACTTACACAGAATGGGGTAAAGTTTTAAGAATGGATGCTCCTACTGCAAAAGGAGTTGAGTCAGTTTACTTTTTAAAAGACAAACCAGAAAAAGCATACAGACTCATCAATGGAAAGTATGTAGAAATCCAACAAGTGAGTGGACCAATCCTTCCTCCGATGAGTGCAAAACACATCTAA
- a CDS encoding MBOAT family O-acyltransferase has product MIFSDFEYFVFFLFVFFTVWYLFPAIFSNQSKETRILHIFLLISSYFFYMSWDYRFGALILLSTAIDFYVGLKLANETREKIRYYLLLFSLITNLVFILGFFKYYNFVVTSMNSVTNVLFGGDMLPVLKIILPAGISFFTFQSLSYTIDVYRKEIPAETDFIRFALFVSFFPQLVAGPIVTARTFMPQLYSPKKLEDIEFRVAIRFFMLGYFKKAVLSDMVAPTIDAIYANPAGHHAYALLIAAALGGIQVYLDFSGYSDMAIGSAMLLGYKLPTNFNLPFLATSVSGFWRRWHMTLNSWLRDYIYIPMGGSRVTSVRRKFNLWFTMFVSGVWHGAQWTFVFWGSLNGFFYVLEEIWKEWFPDKKESTSGQFSSLLQIPIWLFQNVLNNSIFFLGAVFFRSLTWENAWIHLKGIFLFQDGNLRPYMWKDFLWIIGFLTIGHAIGYFLFEKGKGKKIPASFEFAMYPILFLVLNLATPENSVPFIYFQF; this is encoded by the coding sequence TTGATCTTTTCTGATTTTGAATACTTTGTCTTCTTTCTTTTTGTCTTTTTTACCGTTTGGTATTTGTTCCCAGCAATCTTTTCGAACCAATCTAAAGAAACTCGCATCTTACATATTTTCCTACTCATCAGTAGTTATTTTTTCTACATGTCTTGGGATTATCGATTTGGTGCACTGATATTATTATCCACCGCCATTGACTTTTATGTGGGTCTCAAACTCGCAAATGAAACGAGAGAAAAAATCAGATATTATTTATTACTCTTTAGTTTGATCACAAACTTAGTCTTTATCCTAGGTTTTTTTAAATATTATAATTTTGTTGTGACTTCAATGAATTCGGTCACCAATGTATTGTTTGGTGGCGATATGTTACCTGTTTTAAAAATCATTTTGCCAGCAGGAATTTCCTTTTTTACATTCCAATCATTGTCTTATACAATTGATGTATACCGCAAAGAAATTCCAGCGGAAACTGATTTTATTCGGTTTGCATTATTTGTGAGTTTTTTCCCACAACTTGTTGCAGGTCCAATTGTTACAGCAAGGACCTTTATGCCCCAGTTGTATAGCCCTAAAAAATTAGAAGACATTGAGTTTCGAGTTGCGATTCGTTTTTTTATGTTAGGTTATTTTAAAAAGGCAGTACTTTCTGATATGGTTGCTCCAACTATTGATGCCATTTATGCAAATCCAGCAGGTCATCATGCTTATGCCTTGCTCATTGCGGCAGCTCTTGGTGGAATCCAAGTGTATTTGGATTTTAGCGGGTATTCGGATATGGCCATCGGCAGTGCCATGTTACTCGGGTACAAATTGCCTACCAATTTTAATTTACCATTTCTCGCCACATCTGTATCCGGCTTTTGGCGAAGGTGGCATATGACCCTCAATTCTTGGTTACGAGATTATATTTATATCCCTATGGGTGGAAGCCGTGTAACTTCCGTACGTCGTAAGTTTAATTTATGGTTTACCATGTTTGTGAGTGGGGTTTGGCATGGTGCCCAGTGGACCTTTGTGTTCTGGGGATCTCTCAATGGATTTTTTTATGTTTTGGAAGAGATTTGGAAAGAGTGGTTTCCTGACAAAAAAGAATCAACTTCTGGCCAATTTTCGTCACTGCTTCAAATTCCTATCTGGCTGTTTCAAAATGTACTCAATAATTCCATTTTCTTCTTAGGTGCAGTTTTTTTTCGTTCGCTTACTTGGGAAAATGCTTGGATCCATTTAAAAGGGATTTTCCTTTTCCAAGATGGAAATTTACGCCCCTATATGTGGAAGGATTTCCTTTGGATCATTGGTTTTCTGACGATTGGACATGCTATCGGTTATTTTCTCTTCGAAAAGGGGAAAGGGAAAAAAATCCCTGCCAGTTTTGAATTTGCGATGTATCCAATTCTGTTTCTTGTCTTAAATTTAGCTACACCCGAAAACTCGGTTCCTTTCATTTACTTTCAGTTCTAA
- a CDS encoding PilZ domain-containing protein, whose product MYFVAMESERRLPRISPGDFSEFEVHLDLEGITLFGKLGNISEEGLCFLGEDDLLGDEIESLVLGSIVWSKGTKRLFFEGTVMWTQTSKIKNVIYHIAGIQFLEKINLTDSMLARSLEIK is encoded by the coding sequence ATGTATTTTGTTGCTATGGAAAGTGAGCGAAGGCTTCCCAGAATTTCCCCAGGTGATTTTTCCGAATTTGAAGTCCATTTGGATCTCGAAGGGATCACTTTATTTGGAAAATTAGGAAACATTTCCGAAGAGGGACTTTGTTTTTTGGGAGAAGACGATTTACTTGGTGATGAAATTGAATCACTAGTACTCGGAAGTATTGTTTGGTCAAAAGGCACAAAACGGTTGTTTTTTGAAGGTACCGTCATGTGGACTCAAACTTCCAAAATCAAAAACGTCATTTATCATATCGCTGGAATTCAATTTTTAGAAAAAATCAATTTAACTGACTCGATGCTCGCAAGAAGTTTGGAGATAAAATGA